A single window of Undibacterium sp. 5I1 DNA harbors:
- a CDS encoding TetR/AcrR family transcriptional regulator — MKTSKSQQEQTRRHVIRTAVDMITEHGYEATTMKQIAREAGIGDATIYKYFPSKEKLLLAYYELCIEIVLELTLETPGLEQFGLQERLQRLVDALLELLLADREFVEITRTIVGKSPLLMMRDNMPGQQALREQVVKFIDAAEQSGEIAACDFKNLLGGLFADYLFAVIAYWLKDESEEFSDTTQLVDLTLAVLVLALKSGVVNKLSELAGFLIRNQLSRLMQNGSGLLDMLKLAKRGLGA; from the coding sequence ATGAAAACATCTAAGTCCCAGCAAGAGCAAACCCGTCGCCATGTCATACGGACTGCGGTCGATATGATTACCGAGCATGGTTATGAGGCGACGACCATGAAGCAGATCGCGCGCGAGGCTGGGATTGGTGATGCGACGATTTATAAATATTTCCCCAGCAAAGAGAAACTGCTGCTGGCGTATTACGAGTTGTGCATAGAAATAGTCTTGGAACTGACGCTAGAAACGCCTGGTCTGGAGCAGTTTGGTCTGCAAGAACGTTTGCAGCGATTGGTTGATGCCTTACTGGAGTTGTTGCTGGCGGACCGAGAATTTGTTGAAATCACGCGCACCATCGTTGGTAAATCGCCGCTGTTGATGATGCGCGACAACATGCCCGGGCAGCAGGCATTGCGGGAGCAGGTGGTCAAGTTTATCGACGCGGCGGAGCAGAGCGGTGAGATTGCCGCCTGTGATTTTAAAAATTTATTGGGTGGTCTATTTGCCGATTATTTGTTTGCGGTGATTGCTTATTGGCTGAAGGACGAATCCGAAGAATTTTCTGATACCACGCAGTTAGTCGATCTGACCTTGGCGGTGTTGGTGCTGGCCTTAAAGAGTGGCGTGGTCAATAAGCTGTCAGAACTGGCGGGATTCTTAATCCGCAATCAGTTATCACGCCTGATGCAAAACGGCTCAGGTTTACTAGACATGTTGAAGCTGGCCAAACGTGGTCTTGGTGCGTGA